GTCGAGTCGGCCGTGGCCGCACATCGGGCCGCCGCGCGCATCGCCGAGGACCTCGCCGCGCTGGGCACCCGCTTCGACGCCGCGTTGCGCAAGCTCGCGCCCGCGGAAGAAGAGGTTGCCGAGCTGGACGCGCTGACCGACGTGGTGAACGGCCGCGGGCAGAACGCACGGAAGATCTCGCTGCGATCGTACGTGCTGGCCGCGCGGCTGGAGGAGGTCGCGCTGGCCGCGACGGCCCGCCTGCGCACGATGAGCCAGGGCCGCTATTCCTTCGTGCACTCGGACGCGGCGGGCGCGCGTGGCACCCGCGGTGGCCTCGGGCTGGACGTGCTCGACGACTTCTCCGGCACGGTCCGCCCGGCGAAAACCCTGTCCGGCGGGGAATCCTTCCTCGCGTCGCTCGCGCTGGCACTCGGCCTGGCGGACGTCGTCGCCGCGCAGACCGGCAGCGCGCTGCTGGACACGCTGTTCATCGACGAGGGCTTCGGCACGCTCGATGCCGAAACGCTGGACGTGGTGATGAACGTGCTCGACGAGCTGCGGGCCGGTGGGCGCGTGGTCGGGCTGGTGTCGCATGTGGAGGAACTGCGTCAGCGCATCCCGACCCGGCTCAAGGTGCGGAAGGCGCGCTCCGGCTCGACGCTGGCGCTACACGCCGGCTGACGCGCGCCACAGGTGCATGCCCGCGTAGGAACGCCAAGGGCGCCAAGGCAAAGCGCGCTCGCTCAACGCGGCGGGGTCGCCGGGAAGGCCCAGTGCGACGGCGCCCTTGCGCAACGCGACGTCACCGGTGAGCAGTACGTCCGGGGCGCCGAGCACGCGCATCAGCACGTAGTCCGCGGTCCACGGGCCGATCCCTGGCAGGGCGAGCAGGTCCGCCCGCAGCTCCGCGCAGATCCGTCCAACGTGGACGGACACCGCACCGGACGCGAGCGACGCGGCGACCCCGCAGATGGCCTCGATCCGCTTGCGCGGCCCGCGCAGCACGTCGCGGCCGTGCTCGGCGATGGCCTGCGCGGTGGGGAAAAGCCTGGTCAGCTCGCCGGTGCGCAGTGCGTCGGGCAGCGGATCGCCGAGTTCGGCGGTGAGCCTGCCCGCGGCGGTCCGCGCGGCGGCGACGGAGATCTGCTGGCCGAGCATGGCGCGAACGACCAGTTCGTGCCCGTCGGCCGCACCGGGAACGCGGAGGCCGGGGTCGAAAACGGGAGCCAGCGCCGGATCGGTGGCGAGCACTCCGGCAATGGCCTGCGGGTCGGCGTCGAGGTCGAACAGGCGGCGCACGCGGGCGACGGCGCTGCTGAGGTCACGGACGTCGACGAGGTTCAGGTCGCAGCGGACGTGGTCGGGCTCGGGGGTGAGCCGGGCGATGCCGGGGCCGTGGGGGAGGCGCAGCGTGCGGGCGTAGGTGCCGGGGCCGGTCTCCTCGACCAGCGGAACGGCGCGCTGGGCGAAGAAGGAGAGCAGGCCGTCGGCGTCGAACGGCGGCCGGAAGGGCAGGCGCAGCGACAGCCGCATGCCGGCCGGATCGGCCTCCTGACGTGGACGAGCGGCCCTGAGCTGGGACGGCGTGGCCGCGAACACCTCGCGAATGGTGTCGTTGAACTGGCGGACGCTGGCGAACCCGGCCGCGAAGGCGACGTCGGTCAGCGGCAGCGAGGACATCTCGATCAGCAGGCGGGCGGCGTGCGCGCGGTGGGCGCGGGCGAGCGCCAGCGGACCGGCGCCGAGTTCGGTGGTGAGCACGCGGCCGAGCTGGCGTTCCGAGTAGCCGAGGCGGCCGGCCAGCCCGGGCACGCCCTCGCGCTCGACGATGCCGTCGGCGATCAGCCGCATCGCGCGGGCGGCGAGGTCGGCGCGCACGTTCCACTCGGGGGAGCCGGGCACGGCGTCGGGCAGGCAGCGGCGGCAGGCGCGGTAACCACCGGACTGGGCGGCGGCCGAGGTCGGGTAGAAGCGCACGTTCTGCGGTTTCGGCGTGTTCGCCGGGCAGGACGGGCGGCAGTAGATGCCGGTGGTGCGCACGGCCATGATGAACTGGCCGTCGAACCGGGAGTCGCGGGAGGCCACCGCGCGGTAGCAGCGCTCGGTGTCCCGCCAGAGGCTCACGGGGGCCGGTGCGGCCATGGCGATGGTCATGGCTCGATGGTGCCACCGGGTGGCGGTCCCGACTGGCGGAAATCCGACGTCACGTCCGCCGTCCGCCGGTTCGGGGGCGGCACGTAGACTGCCAGCCCGTGAGTCTGACCCTCGGCATCGTCGGCCTGCCCAACGTCGGCAAGTCCACCCTGTTCAACGCGCTGACCCGCAACGACGTGCTCGCCGCGAACTACCCGTTCGCCACGATCGAGCCCAACGTCGGCGTGGTCCCGCTGCCCGATCCGCGGCTGGACAAGCTGGCCGAGGTGTTCGGTTCGGCGAAGACGGTGCCGGCCGTGGTCTCCTTCGTCGACATCGCGGGCATCGTGAAGGGCGCGTCGGAGGGCGCGGGGCTGGGCAACAAGTTCCTGGCCAACATCCGCGAGGCGAACGCGATCTGCCAGGTCATCCGGGTCTTCGACGATCCCGACGTGGTGCACGTGGACGGCAAGGTCGACCCGCTGTCCGACATCGAGACGATCAACACCGAGCTGATCCTCGCCGACCTGCAGACCCTGGAGAAGGCGCTGCCGCGGCTGGAGAAGGAAGCGCGGACGAAGAAGGAGAACCGGCCGCAGCTGGAGGCCGCGCAGCAGGCGAAGGAGATCCTGGACGCCGGGCGGACGTTGTTCTCCGCGCAGAAGGAGGTCGACGGCTCGCTGCTGCGGGAGCTGAGCCTGCTGACCACGAAGCCGTTCCTGTACGTGTTCAACGCGGACGAGGGCGTGCTGACCGATCAGGCGCGGCGGGAGGAGCTGACCAAGCTGGTCGCCCCGGCGGACGCGGTGTTCCTGGACGCCAAGGTCGAGGCGGAGCTGCTGGAGCTCGACGACGAGGAGTCGGTGCGGGAGCTGCTGGAGTCGGTCGGCCAGGAGGAGCCGGGCCTGCACGCGCTGGCTCGTGCCGGGTTCCACACGCTGGGGTTGCAGACGTACCTGACGGCGGGGCCGAAGGAGGCGCGCGCCTGGACGGTCGCGAAGGGTGCCACCGCACCGCAGGCCGCCGGCGTCATCCACACCGACTTCGAACGGGGCTTCATCAAGGCGGAGGTCGTGTCCTACGACGACCTGATCTCCGCCGGCTCCATGGCCGCGGCCCGCTCGGCGGGCAAGGTGCGCATGGAAGGCAAGGACTACATCATGGCCGACGGCGACGTGGTCGAGTTCCGCTTCAACGTCTGAGCGCGCCGATACACTCCGTCCGGCGGTGATCGCGGAACGCGAGGGAGTGGCATGCGAGCGTGGTTGGTGCGATCCGGTCGCGTCGGAGAGCGTGAGAACTGGGCGCTTACCCGAGGAGTCACTGGTGGCGGCTTCGGTGAGGTCGGGGATCTGTCGGCGGCTGGAACCAGAGAAGCGGTCCTGAAAGCAGTCGTCGATGGCATTGCCGGCGTAAAGGACGGAGCGGCCAAGAATTTTGCCGCCCAGCTATGGGCACTTCGCTCTCGAATCGAGGTAGGCGACTTGGTCGTCATGCCGTTGAAGAGCACTTCGATGCTGGCAATCGGAGTGATCAAGAGCGACTATCGCTATCTGACTGACGAAGCGAACATCGAGAACCGCCACGTCCGGAACGTCGATTGGCGAGCGACGGAAGTAGCTCGCACGTTGGCCAGGCAGGACCTTCTCTACTCGCTGGGTGCTTTCTCCACAATCTGCGAGATCTCGCGCAATGACGGTGCGTGGCGCCTCCATCAGTTGATGGGGGGTAAGCCCGACCCGGGTGCGAGAGGCGAAGCGGCTCGCACCTCGAAGAGAACCGACCCCATCGTCGATGACGCTTCCGATGTGGCGCAGAGCGAGATCGACGTCGAGACCTACACCCGAGATCGAATCATCAGCAGGATCATCGAACGGTTTGCCGGGCACCGCATGGCCGACTTGGTAGCCGCGCTGCTCGAAACCGGTGGCTTCGCCTGTGACGTTTCACCGGTCGGTACCGATCAAGGCGTTGACATCGTCGCGGGAACCGGCCTGCTGGGGCTCGACTCGCCAAGGATTGTCGTCCAGGTGAAGTCCGATGCTGCGGCGGTTGGCTTGCCTATCGTGCAGCAGCTACAGGGAGCGCTGTCCACGTTCGGCGCGGATCACGGCTTGCTGGTTGCCTGGGGTGGCATCACCAAGGAGGCCAAGCGCTACCTGTCCACGCACCGGTTCTCCGTCAAGATCTGGGATGCGCAGGACGTGCTCGACGAGCTCATCAGGACCTATGCGGACCTGCCCTCGGAAATCCGGCGCGATGTCCCGTTGAAGCCGGTCTGGGCGCTGGCGGACGAGTCGAACTGAACGATCGAAGCGCGCAGTCGGGCAGCGCGGTCGACTTCCGGGCTGATGCATGAACTGCCGCTAGACTTCCTCGGGATCGGGTGCCTTGGGGGGTGGGATCAGCGTGCCGAAAACCTTGAGGTGGGCGACGGTTTGCCTGTCCGTGGTGGCGGTGGCCTGCATCGTCGTGGTGGTGCTCGGGGTGTTCGCGGGGCCGGCCGATCCGACGGAGATCGAGCGAAGCGAGTCCGGCGGTTCCGGGACGGCTGTGATCGCCGGGTTGATCACGGCGATAGTGCAGCTGGTGCTCTGCACCTTCGTCCGCGCGGGCCGCGGCTCGGCGCGGGTGTTGCTCACGCTGACAGCGGCGTGCATCGGGGTGATGCTGCTGCTCGCCGGGGTCTCGGCGTTGGTCGAGTACGCCGACCAGTCCGACTGGGCCGCGCGGGTCGGCGGCGTGGTGGAGTGGACGGGCGCGGGGATCGCCAGCCTGGTGCTCAGCGGACTGGCCGCGATCTTCACTGTGGTCGGAATCGTCCTGCTGTACCTGCCGTCGACGAACGCCTACTTCGCCGAGGTGCGCCGCCTGCGGTTGGGGCCGCTTCCCGGCGAGTTGGAGGCGTGACTTCGTTGGGCACGGGGACGCCCCGCGCCCAACGAAACGGGTCAGCCGGCGATGCCGAGGCCGAGGACGGCGAGCAGGGTGACCGCCGTCGCGAAGACGGTGACCCAGGCGCGCTGGGCGGCGGTGAGGGCGGGGGCGACGTTGTTCATGGGCGCGTCCTAATAACGAAGTGTCTGCGTCGCCCGGAACAGCGCTCTGAACAGGCCGTTCGTTACGAGGGTGTGGCTGAACTCACGTCCAGGACCTCGTCGATCTGGGCCGCCAGCCCCGTGTCCTTCGCGGTCAATCCGCCTTCCGAGTGGGTCGAAAGCCGGAACGTCAGCTTCCGCCACCGGATGTCGATGTCCGGGTGGTGGCCGACGCTCTCCGCGATCTCGGCCACCCGGTTCACCACGGCGATCGCCGCCGGGAAGCTCGGTAGCTCGGCGGTCGTCTCGATGGTGTCCCCCGCGCGCTGCCACCGCGGCAGGTGGGAGAGTGCTTCGGTCAGTTCTTGATCACTCAATAGTTCCGCCATGACCCCATGGTGGTACCCCGGCAGGTACGCTGCACCTTCGCCACGGGAGTCCGGTGCGCCGGGCTGAGAGGCGGGCGCTCGCCCGCGACCGTTCGCACCTGACCCGGATCACGCCGGCGTAGGGAGGTCCGCCCCCGCCTGCCGCCGATGATCCCGAGCAAGGAGGGGCTCATGACACGCACCGTCCGAGCGGTGACCGCGTTGTGCGCGGCTGGGGTGCTGCTCGCCGGTTGCACGCTGTCCGGTTCGGAGGAGCCGGCCGACGACGTGACCACCATCAAACTGGTCACCCACGACTCGTTCGCCGCGCCGCAGGAGATCCTCGACGCGTTCCAGCAGCAGTCCGGCATCCGCATCGAGGTGCTCAAGGAGGGCGACGCCGGCGCGCTGACCAACAAGCTGGTGCTGACCAAGGCCAGTCCGATCGCCGACGTGGCCTTCGGCGTCGACTCCACCTTCGCCACCCGCGCGCTCAGCGAGGGCGTGTTCGAGCCGTACACCAGCCCGGAGGCCGACCGCGGCCCGCAGCGCTACGCCATCGACCCCGAGCACCGGCTCTCCGCGGTCGACGTCGGCGATGTGTGCGTGAACATCGACACCGCCTGGTTCGCCGAGAAGGGCCTGCCCGAGCCGAAGACCTTCGACGACCTCGCCGACCCGCAGTACAAGGACCTGCTGGTGGTGGCGAACCCGGCGACCAGTTCGCCCGGCCTCGCCTTCCTGCTCGGCACGGTCGCCAAGTACGGCCCGCAGGGCTGGTCCGAGTACTGGGGCAAGCTCAAGACCAACGGCGTCAAGGCGGTCAGCAGCTGGGAGGTCGCCTACAACCAGGAGTTCTCCGGTTCCTCCGGCAAGGGCCCGCGCCCGCTTGTCGTCTCCTACGCCTCGTCCCCGGCCGCCGAACTCGGCGAGGACGGCAAGCCGCGCACCAAGGCGCTGCTGGACACCTGCTACCGCCAGGTCGAGTACGCCGGTCTGCTGGCGGGCGGCAAGCAGGCCGACAAGGCGGGCCGCGTGGTGGACTTCCTGCTCTCCCAGCAGTTCCAGAGCACGGTCGCGGAGAACATGTACGTCTACCCCTCGCGCGAGGGCGTCGAACTTCCCGCGAGCTGGACGCAGGCGGCTCCGCAGCCGCCGAAGCCCGCTTCGCTGCCGGGTGAGGAGATCCAGGCGAACCGGGAGCAGTGGATCGAGCAGTGGCGCGGACTCATCGAGGGATAGCACTCGTAGCCCTCCTGCCGGTCGGCTTCCTGGTCGTCTTCTTCGCGTGGCCGGTCGCCGCGATCATCGGGCTCGGCTTCGGCGACGGTGGCGTGGCGGAGGTGCTGACCAGGGCGTCGACCTGGCAGCTGGCCGGGTTCACCGTCTGGCAGGCGGCCGTGTCGACCGTGCTGTCCGTGCTCGCCGGGCTGCCGATCGCGTTTGTCCTGGCCAGGGTGAAGCTGCCGGGTATCGCACTGGTCCGGACCATCGTGCTGGTGCCGTTCGTGCTGCCGACGGTGGTGGTCGGACTGGCCTTCCGCGCGCTGTGGCCGGACGGCGGGGTGTTCTCGATCGTGCTGGCCAACGCCTTCTTCAACGTGGCGGTGGTGGCCCGCACGGTCGGCGGGCTCTGGTCCCATTTGGACCGTCGCGCCGAGGAGGCCGCGCGAGCCCTCGGCGCGTCTTCGTGGCAGGCGTTCCGCTCGGTGACCCTGCCGCGGCTGACCCCGGCGATCTTCTCCGCGTCAGCGGTGGTGTTCCTGTTCTGCTCCACCAGTTTCGGCGTGGTGCTCATTCTCGGTGGCGGCCGGTTCCGCACCCTGGAAACCGAGATCTACCTGCGCACGGTGAACCTGCTCGACCTGTCCGGCGCGGCGGCGCTGTCGCTGGTGCAGTTGCTCGCGGTGGTCGCCGCGCTGGTGCTCGGCGCGCTCGCGCGGCGGCGCCGGGAGACCGCCCTGCGCCTGCGCTCGGCCGCGGAGGCGGTGCGGCGGCCGGAAGGACGCGAGTGGTGGGTGGTGGCCGCCGCGGTGGTGGTGCTGGGCCTGCTGCTCACGCCGATCGTGGCGCTGCTGATGAAGTCCAGCGTCGCCGGGTTCGAAGGGCTCGCCACCACCGGCGGCGCGTTGCCGGTGTCCGGTTGGGACGCCGCGCTGCGGTCACTGCGGACGGCCACGGACGCGACCGTGCTGGCGATGTGCGTCGGCGTGCCGGCCTCGGTGGTGCTCGTGTCGCTGCGGCGCGCGCCCGGCAGGCTGGCCAGGGGAGCGGGCGAGACCATGGACGCCGCGCTCATGCTGCCGCTCGGGGTCTCGGCGGTGACGGTCGGTTTCGGTTACCTGGTCACGCTCGACGACCTGCCCGGCGACCTGCGCACGTCGCCGCTGCTGGTGCCGTTCGCCCAGGCGCTGGTGATCATCCCGATGATCGTGCGCATGGTGCTGCCGGTGCTGCGCTCGGTCGACGAGCGGCTGCGCCAGGCCGCCGCCACGCTCGGCGCCGGACCGGTCCGCGTCTGGCGGGAGATCGACTTTCCGTTGGCCGCGCGGTCCTTGGTGGCCGCGGCCGGATTCGGGTACGTGATCGCGCTCGGTGAATTCGGCGCGACGAGCTTTCTCGCACGACCCGGCGAACCGACGTTGCCGGTGGCGATCGCGGCGCTGATCTCGCGGCCGGGCGAGCTGAACAGCCAGATGGCGTACGCGGCCTGCGTGCTGCTCATGGTGGTCACCGCCGCGGTGGTGACGGTGATCGACCGGCTCAAGCCGTCAACCGGGGAGTTCTGATGCCACTGACAGCCGAGCAGCTGACCGTTCGCTACGGCCCGGTGACCGCCGTCGACCAGGCCTCGCTCGAGATCGCCGACGGGGAAGTGCTGGCGCTGCTGGGACCTTCCGGCTCCGGGAAGTCCACTTTGCTCCGTGCGATCACCGGACTGGAGCCGCTCGCCGGCGGCCGGGTGTGCTGGAACGGCACCGATCTCGACGGGCTGCCGGTGCACCGCCGGGAGTTCGGCCTGGTTTTCCAGGACGGGCAGCTGTTCCCGCACCGCGACGTGGCCGGCAACATCGCGTTCGGCCTGCGCATGCACCGCGTGCCGAAGACCGAGCAGGCCACCAGGGTGACCGAGCTGCTGGAACTGGTGGGGCTCAAGGGTTACGAACGCCGACGGGTGACCGAGCTGTCCGGCGGTGAGGCGCAGCGGGTGGCACTGGCCAGGGCACTGGCGCCGCGTCCGCGGTTGCTGTTACTGGACGAACCACTGTCCGGATTGGACGCCGAACTCCGCGAGCAGCTGGCCATCGACCTGGCCACGCTGCTCCGCCGCGCCGGGGTCAGCGCCCTGCTGGTGACCCACGACCAGGAGGAGGCGTTCACCCTGGCCGACCGGGTCGCCGTGCTGGAGGGTGGGCGGATCCGCCAGGTGGGGCCGGTGCGGGAGGTGTGGCGGCACCCGGTCGACGAGCGCGTGGCGCGCTTCCTCGGCGTGACGTCCTTTGTGGACGCAATCGGCAAGAACGGCGTTGTCCGTTCGAATCTCGGTGAAGTCGACGCGGACGTGGGAGGACCGGTCCGATTGGGACTGCGGCCGACCGCGCTCCGGGTGGCAGAGCACGGTGTACGGGGTGAGGTCGTCTCGCAGGTGTACCGGCGTGACCACGTCCGGCTGAAGGTCCGCCTCGACGACGGGTCCACAGTGGACGCTGCGGCACCGGTGCCCGCCGAGCTGGGCGAAGGCGATTCCGTCCGGCTCAGGCTCGATCCGGACGGAATCGCGCTGCTCAGCCGTCCCTCGTGACCATGCGCGCGTACGCCAGCGACAGTCCGATCGCGACGTAGCACCCGGCCCGGATCGCGCCTTCGAGCAGGCCCGAAGCGGGCACCGGATCCCGCAGCACGTCGGCCAGTGCCTCCCACGACGAGTTGAGCAGGAACGGGTGCAGCCACGAAAGCGAGTCGAGCAGCTGCAGCACCGAGGAAACGATCACCCCGCCCAGCACCGAAGCCACCACCAGCATCGGGTGCTCGGTGCAGGCCGAGATCGCCAGCGCCACCGCGGCGATCGCCCACACCTGCAGCGTCACCCACAGCACCGCGATGCCGATCTTGCCAAGCACCGCGCCGAAACCGGGGGTGGTGCCCGACAGCGTGAACACCGCGTCCGGCCCGTTCAGGATCAGCCCGGTGGTCACCCCGACCACCGCCATCGAGGTGGTCGCGACCAGCACGATCGTGCCGACGCCGAGCGCCTTGACCGCGAGCAGCCTGCCCCGGCTCACCGGCGCCAGCAGCCAGCTGCGCAGCGTGCCGTGCGCGGACTCACCGGCCAGCGCGTCGGCACTGGACATCGCCGCGGCCAGCGGCAGCAGCAGGCCGAGACCCATGGTCAGCGCGGCGATCGGCAGCACCAGCGCGTTGCCCGCGGCGGCGACCAGCAGTGAGTCGCCGCCGTTGTTGGGCCCGTCCGAGCCACCGCTCGGCGGACCGTCCACAAAGGTCAGACCGATGCCGATGACCGCGGGCAGCGCGGCGAGCAGGCCGAGCACCGCCAGGGTGCGCGGACGGCGGAAGATCCAGCGCAGTTCCGCGCGCAGCAGGCGCGGCACGCCGATCGCCGGCGCGGGCGTGGTGTGCGGCAGGGCCGCGATGGCGGTCATGAGCGGTCCTCTTCGATCGGGTCGTCCTGGGTCAACCGGGCGAACAGGTCCTCCAGCCCGGTGCGGGCGCGGCGGGCCTCGTACACCCCGACCCCGGCCTTGACCAGTGTTTCCAGCACCTGCGGCGGCGTGGTGGTGCTCAGCTCGACCCGGACCCCCTCCGGGGTGAGCTTGCTCGGCATCCGGTTCTCCCGCAGCACCTCCATCGCCAGCTCGGTGTCCGGAGTGGACACCAGCAGGTTCGGCGACCCGGACTCCAGCAGCTCCGCCAGCTCGCCCTGGGCGACCACGGTGCCCGCGTGCAGCACGGCCACGTGCGTGCAGGTCGCCTCGACCTCGGCGAGCAGGTGCGAGGAGACCACCACGGTGGTGCCCGCGGCGTGCAGCTCGGCGATGATCTTGCGGATGTCGCGGGTGCCCGCCGGGTCCAGTCCGTTCGTCGGCTCGTCCAGCACCACCATCCGGCGTGGCACCAGCAGCGCCGCGGCCAGGCCGAGCCGCTGCTTCATGCCCAGCGAGTAGCCCCGGTACCGCCGGTGCGCGGCGCCGGTCAGGTTGACCCGCTCCAGCGCCGCGGCGACCGCGCCCGGAATGTCCCCTGTGGACAGTCGTGGCTCGGCGGCGGCCATCCGGAACAGGTTCTCCCGCCCGGACAGGAACGGGTGGAAACCCGGTCCCTCGACCAGCGCGCCGACGTCCGGCAGCGCCCGCCCGGCACCGTCCGGCATGCGCTCGCCGAGCAGTTCCACCTCACCCTCGGTGGGCCGGACCAGGCCGAGCAGCATGCGGATGGTGGTGGTCTTGCCGGAGCCGTTCGGGCCGAGCATGCCGAGCACGGCACCGGCGGGCACGTCGAGATCGACCTGGTCCACCGCGACCGTGCCGCGGTAGACCTTGCGCAGGCCTCTGGTCTTCGCGGCCAGGGGGACGGCCGAAGTGGCCGCTCCTTCCGGAACGGCCACTTCGGTTACCCCCTGGTAGGTGGTGGTCACTTGGTTCCCAGTGCTTCGATCAGCACCTGCTCCGGCACGGCGCCCGCGGCGAACCGGCCGTCGTCGGTCAGCAGCGCGGTGCCCACCTTGGTGGTGATCACGTGGCCGGTGCCGAACGGCCCGCTGACCGGCTTGGTGAACTGGTCCAGCAGCGCCTGCACGTTCACCGGCTCACCGCCGTCCTTGCCCTCCGGCAGTTCGGACGGCAGCTGACCGCCCGCGAGCACGTCGGCGGGCACGCGCCCGGTGATGACCGAGTCCCAGCCGGTGCCGACGACCTGCGGGTCGATCGCGTCCTTGACCTTGCCGGCCTCGGCCTGGTCCTGCGGCTTGGCCTCCGGCGCCAGCTCTTCGACCTTGGCCCCGGCCGGCGGGGTGAAGGTGAACAGGTCGGCGGGCTGCTGCTCGACGGCGAACTCGCTGAAGCCGACCTCCAGCGCCGGCTCGGTGGTGCCGTTGGTCAGCACCTCCAGGCGCAGCGGCAGGCGGGTCTCCGAGTCGACCGCCACGCGGATCTCGCGCAGCAGCGTCCGCTCGTCCGGCTTCGGCGTGAGCACCAGTTCGTAGGCCGGGCGGTCGGCGACCCTGGCGGTGCCGTCGACGGTGACCGTGCTGAACTCGCGCACGGCCTGGAGCATCTGGCCCGCGACCGCCGTCGGGTCGGTCAGCTGCCCGTTCTCGGTGATGCCCTCGTGCTTCTCCACGCCTTCGGGCAGGGTGACCTTGGTCGCGGTGTTGTCCGCCGAGTTGTAGGACCAGACGGTGGCGCCGTCGTGCACGACGGTGTTCTCCGTGCCGCCCTGCTTGATCGCCAGCCTGGTTTTGCCGTTGCCGTCGTTGAACACCCGCGCCTCGTCGAGGTCGAGCGCGCCGACGCCGGGCAGTCCGGCGGGCAGGCCGAGCTGTTCGGAGACGGTCACCGTGCCGCGCAGCGCCGGCGCGTCCGCGGTGAGCACGGACTGGACCAGGTCCTCGGCGCTGACCGCGGGCAGCTCGGGCGGGGCCTCACCGGCGCCGGCCGGCATGGCGACGAAGGCCAGCCCGGCCAGGCCGATCGCGGTCCCCGAGGCCGCGGCGACGAGTGCTTTCTTCCTGGGTTGCATCGCGTGAACTCCCTGTGGTCTCGACTGCCAGTGTGGAGGATTCCCGTCACCGAGGCTTCCCTCCCGAGGCTGAGATGGCCCTGAGATGCGCCGGGTAGCTGAGAGTTGACTGAGAGGATCGGCGCGCAAGCCGACAATCAGGGCATTCTGAGAATCGTGAAACCACGGGTGCTGGTTGTCGACGACGAACCGGGTGTGCGGAAGGCGCTGCAGCGCGGGCTGCGGGCCGA
The genomic region above belongs to Amycolatopsis sp. YIM 10 and contains:
- a CDS encoding ABC transporter ATP-binding protein, which translates into the protein MAVPEGAATSAVPLAAKTRGLRKVYRGTVAVDQVDLDVPAGAVLGMLGPNGSGKTTTIRMLLGLVRPTEGEVELLGERMPDGAGRALPDVGALVEGPGFHPFLSGRENLFRMAAAEPRLSTGDIPGAVAAALERVNLTGAAHRRYRGYSLGMKQRLGLAAALLVPRRMVVLDEPTNGLDPAGTRDIRKIIAELHAAGTTVVVSSHLLAEVEATCTHVAVLHAGTVVAQGELAELLESGSPNLLVSTPDTELAMEVLRENRMPSKLTPEGVRVELSTTTPPQVLETLVKAGVGVYEARRARTGLEDLFARLTQDDPIEEDRS
- a CDS encoding sigma-E factor regulatory protein RseB domain-containing protein, which codes for MQPRKKALVAAASGTAIGLAGLAFVAMPAGAGEAPPELPAVSAEDLVQSVLTADAPALRGTVTVSEQLGLPAGLPGVGALDLDEARVFNDGNGKTRLAIKQGGTENTVVHDGATVWSYNSADNTATKVTLPEGVEKHEGITENGQLTDPTAVAGQMLQAVREFSTVTVDGTARVADRPAYELVLTPKPDERTLLREIRVAVDSETRLPLRLEVLTNGTTEPALEVGFSEFAVEQQPADLFTFTPPAGAKVEELAPEAKPQDQAEAGKVKDAIDPQVVGTGWDSVITGRVPADVLAGGQLPSELPEGKDGGEPVNVQALLDQFTKPVSGPFGTGHVITTKVGTALLTDDGRFAAGAVPEQVLIEALGTK